The Kocuria flava nucleotide sequence CAGGCCGCCGGGGTCAGCCGGGCCACGTTCTTCCGCAAGTACGGGTCCAAGGAGGACATCGTCTTCGCGGACCACGCCGCGACCCTCCGGCGGCTCGAGGAGCTGCTGGCGCGCACCGACCAGGACCCGGCCACGGTCCTGCGCACCGGGGTGCTGCTGGTCTTCCGCCACCACCTCGACCACCGCGAGCGCACCCTGGCCCGCCACGCCCTGCTGCGGCAGGTCCCGCAGCTGCGCGACCGGGAGCTGATCACCTCGCACCGCTACGAGCGCGTGTTCCGCGCGTGGCTGCGCACGGCCCTGCCGCCCGGCCCGCACCGCGAGACCCTCGCCACGGCCCTGTCCGCCGCGGCGGTCGCCGTGCACAACGCCGCCCTGCGCTCCTGGCTGCGCGCTCCGGGCACCGACCCCACCGAGGAGCTCGACGCCCGCACGGCGCGGCTGGCCCGCACCCTGATCGCCGGCCTCGGCGACGGGGGCGGTGGCGCGGACGGCCGCGAGGGCCTGGCACCTGCGGACCTCCGACCGAACGGCGGCCCCGGGGGGGCGGGCCCGCCGTCGTCGTCACCGTCCTGGACCCGGGGGCGGGCACCGAGGAGGTCCTCGCCGCGGTGCGCGCGGCCCTGGAGACCGCCCCCGGCGCCCGCGGGTGACCCGCGCTCAGGACTCCTCGGCGAGGAACTCCTCGGCCAGCACGGCGTAGACCAGCTCGTCGCGCCACTGCCCCAGCTGGTGGTGGCTCTCCCGCAGGGTGGCCTCCAGGCGCATCCCGAGCCGCTCGCAGACCTTGGCCGAGCTGATGTTGAGCGCGTCGAGGCTCGCGCGCACGCGGTGGGCGCCGAGCGGGCCGAAGGCGAAGCCGATGGCCGCCCGCGCGGCCTCCGAGGCGTAGCCCTGCCCGGTGTGCTCCGGGTGGACGACCCACCCGATCTCCACCTGGGCCGCGTGCGCGTCCACGAGGGTCATCACGATCTCGCCCACGAGCTCGTCGCCGCCGCGCGGGGTCACCGCGAAGCGCACGTGGTCGCCGTCGCGGCCCCACGGGCGCAGCCCGCTGTTCTCGGCGATGGCGCGCTCGCAGTCCGCCCGCGAGCGCGGGCCGCGCCACGCGTACTGCGCGTAGTCCTCGCGGCTCTGGTAGGAGTGCATGGGGTCGAGGTCCTCCGCCCGGAAGCGGCGGAACGAGAGTCGGTCGGTGTCGGGAGGCAGCACGTCGATCATCCCGCCCAGCCTATCCGCGGCGGCACGCCCCCGACCACGCGCGGGCCCGGGCGTGCGCGTGCCGCCGTCACGGGGCGACACCGGGAGCGGGCGCCTCCCCGGGACCCGATTGTGATACTGAGTCCCTTGACGATGATACTGAGTATCAGGCAGTGTGGTGGCGATCACCGTGCGGGACGCCCGCACCGCGCCGACCCAGGAGCACCGCCCATGGCCCCCACCGCGTCCGCCCCCTCGTTCCCCTCGACCGTCGACGTGCGGGCGGAGCAGCTCGTGCTGCCCGGCCGGACCCGGCCGACCGCGCTCGTGCGGCTGGACGCCACCGAACCGGGCGGGCTGATCATCTGGGGCTCCCGGGCCCTCGCCGACCTCCGCGACGTCCTCGCGGGCCTCGACACCGGGGCGGTCGAGGCGATCGTGGTCACCGGCAACGAGCGGTCCTTCGGCGCCGGGGCGAACCTCAAGGAGATCCGCTCCGCCCAGCTGCGCGGGGCCTCCGAGGAGTACGTCGGCCTCGGCCACGAGGCCTTCGGGCTGCTCGCCGACGCCCCGGTCCCCACCTTCTCCCTGGTCACCGGCCAGGCCCTCGGCGGCGGCCTGGAGCTGGCCCTGCACACCGACCACCGGATCGGCCACCGCGGCGCAGGGCCGCTCGGGCTGCCCGAGTGCCGCCTCGGCTTCTTCCCGGGCTGGGGCGGGGTGCACCTGCTGCCGCACCTGATCGGGCCCGCCGCCGCCCTGGAGCAGATCGTCTTCGCCCCGATGCGCGGGCGCACCCTGCGGGCCCCCGAGGCGCTCGAGCTCGGCCTGCTCGACGCCGTCCTCGACGCCGCCCCCGGCACCGAGCAGTGGGAGAGCGGCTGGCAGCAGTGGGTCGCGACCCGGCTCGAGGCCATCGACGCCGGCGCCCCCCGCCGTCCCGCCGGCACCCCGGGGGAGGCGGACGCGCAGGAGTGGGAGCAGGCCGTCGAGGCCGCCCGCGCCCGCGCCGAGCGCACCTGGCACGGCGCCGCCCCGGCCCCGCTCGTGGCGATCGACCTCGTGGCCGCGGCCCGCACGCAGTCGCGCACCGAGAACGGCGACCGTGCCGTGCGGGCCTTCGCGGAGCTCGTGGTCGGGGACGTCGCCAAGGCCTCCCTCTACGCCTTCGAGCTCGTCTCCGCCCGCTCCCGGCGGGCCGCCGACGTCCCGCCGGTCCCGCCCGCCCCGCTGCGCCGCGCCGCGGTGATCGGCGCCGGGCTGATGGCCGGGCAGCTGGCCTCCCTGATCGCCGGCGGCGCCGGGATCCCCGTGGTCATGACCGACCTCGACGACGAGCGCCTGGCCGCCGGTGTCGCCCGCACCCGGGAGCGCTTCGCCGCCCAGGCCGCGAAGGGCCGGCTCTCCCCGGAGCGCGCCGAGCAGCTCTCCGCGCTGGTCACCGGCGCCCGCGGCCCCGAGGACCTCGCCGACGCCGACTTCGTGATCGAGGCCGTGTTCGAGGACCTCGAGGTCAAGCGCGCCGTCCTCGCCCAGTGGGAGGGCGTGCTGCGCCCCGACGCGGTGCTGGCCACCAACACCAGCTCCCTGTCCGTGACGGCCATGGCCGAGGGGCTGCGGCACCCCCAGCGGGTGGTCGGCTTCCACGTCTTCAACCCCGTGGAGGTCACCCCGCTGCTCGAGGTCGTCGCGGGCGAGCGCACCGGGGACACCGCCCTGGCCACCGCCTTCGACCTCGCCGCCCGGCTGCGGCGCACGGCCGTGCGCGTCCAGGACGCCCCCGGGTTCGTGGTCAACCGGGTGCTGACCCGCATGTTCGACGTCGTGGTCCGGGCGGTCGACGCGGGCACGGACCCCGCCGTGGCGGACCGCGCCCCGGACCCGATGGGCCTGCCCATGACCCCGCTGCGGCTGCTCGACTTCGTGGGCCCCGCCGTGCTGCACCACGTGAACGCGACCATGCACGAGGCCTACCCCGAACGCTTCGCGCGCTCGCCGTGGATGGATGCCGTCGTCGAGGCCGGCCTGCAGCACGTGCTGCCGACCCGCGAGGAGCCCGCGACCGGGGCCGACGGCTACCTGGCCGCCCCGGCCGCCGAGCTACTCGAGCGCACCCGCGACCCGCGGCGGGCCGCCCCCGCCACGGCGGAGGAGCTGCTCGCCCGGGTCCAGGACGCCCTGGCCGAGGAGATCGGGACGATGCTCGCGGAGGGCGTCGTCGCCGGGCCCGAGGACGTGGACCTGTGCATGGTGCTCGGCGCCAACTACCCCTTCCACCTCGGCGGGATCACCCCGTACCTCGACCGCACCGGCGCCGCCGAGCGCGTGCTCGGCCGCCGCTTCGCCGCGGGCTGAGCCCCGTCCGCCCGCCTCCCGCCCCACCGACCCGAAGGACCGACCGCCATGACCGCCACCCCCGAGACCGGCGAGAGCCTGTTCCCCGCCGGCACCGTCGAGCCCGACTACGTCCTCGACCGCGCCCTCGACACCGACGCCGCCGGGGTCCTCGACTCCGTGGCCGCCGCCGACCGGGAGCACTGGATGCGCGCCCGGGCCTTCGTCGAGGAGGACCTGCTGCCGGTCATCGGCGAGCACTGGGACCGCGCCGAGTACTCCCTCGACCTCGTCCGCCGCCTCGGGGAGCTCGACCTCCTGCGCGACGGCGTGGCGGTCGAGGGCTTCGCGCCCATGTCCAAGACCGCGGCGGGACTCGTGTGCATGGAGCTCTCCCGCGGGGACGGGTCGATCGCCACGGTCACGGGCGTCCAGGGCGGTCTGGCGATGCGCTCGATCGCGATGTGCGGCACCGAGGAGCAGCGGCAGCGCTGGCTGCCGCGCATGGCCACGGGCGAGCTCCTCGGCGCGTTCGCCCTCACCGAGCCCACCCACGGCTCGGACTCCGTGGGCCTCGAGACCCGGGCGAGCCCGGTCGAGGGCGGCTGGCTGCTCAACGGCGAGAAGAAGTGGATCGGCAACGGCTCCATGGGCGGGATCACCGTGGTCTGGGCCCGCTCCGACGCCGACGGCCGGGTGCACGGGTTCGTCGTCCCGCAGGAGAGCGAGGGGTACACGGGCACGACCATCCCCGGCAAGCTCGCCCTGCGCGCCATCCACCAGGCCCACATCCGCTTCGAGAACGTCTTCGTCCCCGAGGAGAACGTCCTGCCGGCGGCCCGGTCCTTCAAGGACACCGCCGCGGTCCTGTTCGCCACCCGCATCGGCGTGGCCTGGGGCGCGGTCGGCCACGCCCAGGCCTGCTACGAGTCGGCCGTGCAGTACGCCGCCCAGCGCGTGCAGTTCGGCCGCCCGCTCGCGGCCTCGCAGATCGTCCAGGAGCGGCTGGCCCGCATGCTCAGCGAGCTCACCCAGATCCAGCTGCTCGTGGCGCGGATGACCGAGCGGGAGGAGGCCGGCACGCTCACCGCCGAGCAGGCCTCGCTCGCGAAGTACACCGCGACCCGCGCGGCCCGCTCGATCGCCGCCAACGCCCGCGACCTGCTCGGCGGCAACGGCATCCTGGTGCGCCACCGGGTGGCCCGCCACTTCGCCGACGTCGAGGCCCTGCACACCTACGAGGGCACCGAGACCGTCCAGGCCCTGATCGTGGGGCGCGGGATCACCGGCATCTCGGCCTTCGCCTGAGCCCGCCACCGCCGGGACGACGGCGGTCCCCGACCCCGCCGGTGGCCACCGCCGCCCCGGCCACGACTCCCGGCGTGCTCCCCGGGACGACAGGAGGACGACCGTGCTCGCCAACCACGAACCCCTGAGCCCCCTGCGGTTCCTGCAGCGCTCCGCCGAGGTCTTCCCCGACCGCGAGGCGGTCGTGCACGGGACGCGGCGCTGGACCTACCGGCGGTTCGCGGCCGAGGCCCAGCGTCTGGCCCGGGCCCTGGGCCCGCACCTCGAACCGGGCGGGCGGGTGGCCGTCGTGGCCCCCAACGTCCCGGAGATGCTGCTCGCCCACTACGCCGTGCCCCTGGCCGGCGGGGTGCTCGTGCCGCTGAACCCGCGCCTGTCCGGGCGGGAGCTCGGCTACGTCCTGGGCCACTCGGAGGCCCGGGTCGTGCTCGCCGACACCGAGGTCGTGGCCACGGTCGCCCGGGTCGCGCGGCAGCTGGAGCCGGCGCCCGTCGTCGTCGAGGTGAACGACCCCACGACCGGCGCACCGCCGGCGGCCCCCGAGGGCGCCGTGGCCCTCGAGCGGTTCCTGGAGGCGGGCCCCGACGGACCCGACCTGCCGTGGCGGGTCGCCGACGAGAACACCCCCATCACCCTGAACTACACCTCCGGCACCACCGGCCCGCCCAAGGGCGTGCTCTACTCCCACCGCGGCGCGTACCTCAACGCCCTCGGCGAGGTGTTCCACAACGGCTTCGACGGTGCGACCCGCTACCTGTGGACCCTGCCGATGTTCCACTGCAACGGCTGGTGCACCACCTGGGCCGTCACCGCCGCCGGGGGACGGCACGTGTGCCTGCGCGCCGTGCGGGCCGAGGCCGTCTGGGAGGCGTTCGACACCGAGGGGATCACCCACCTGTGCGGGGCGCCCGTGGTGTGCTCCACGATCGTGGACGCCGAGCAGGCCCACCCGCTGGACCGGCCGCTGCGGATCACGACCGCTGGTGCCCCGCCGGCCCCCTCCGTGATCCAACGGCTCGAGGAGCACGGGATGAGCGTGGTCCACGTCTACGGGCTCACGGAGGTCTACGGCCCCCACACCATCTGCGAGCCCCAGGACGAGTGGGCGCAGCTGCCGCCGGCGGAGCGGGCCCGGACCATGGCCCGCCAGGGGGTGGGGATGCTGCAGGCCGAGTCCGCCCGGGTCGTCGACGAGCGGATGCGGGACGTCCCCGCCGACGGCGAGACCCTCGGCGAGGTCGTGCTGCGCGGCAACAACGTGATGCTCGGCTACTTCAAGGACGAGCAGGCCACCGCCGAGGCGTTCCGCGGCGGCTGGTACCACACCGGCGACCTCGGGGTGATGCACCCCGACGGCTACCTGCAGCTGAAGGACCGGGCGAAGGACATCATCATCTCGGGCGGGGAGAACATCTCCTCGATCGAGGTCGAGCAGGCCCTCGCCTCCCACCCGGACGTCCTCGACGTCGCCGTCGTCGGCGTGCCCGACGAGAAGTGGGGCGAGCGGCCGGTGGCCTGGGTCGTGCGCACCGGTGGGTCCTCCGCCACGGCGGAGGAGCTGCGCGCCCACGCCGCGGAGCGGCTGGCGCGCTTCAAGGTCCCGGACAGCATCCGCTTCCCCGAGCAGCTGCCCCGCACCGCCACGGGCAAGGTGCGCAAGAACGAGCTCCGCGGCGCCTGACCCGCAGCGGCGCCCGGTTCGCGACCGGGCCCCGGTCACGGCGCCGGGGAAGGGCGCGGTGCGGCCGCG carries:
- a CDS encoding acyl-CoA dehydrogenase family protein, whose protein sequence is MTATPETGESLFPAGTVEPDYVLDRALDTDAAGVLDSVAAADREHWMRARAFVEEDLLPVIGEHWDRAEYSLDLVRRLGELDLLRDGVAVEGFAPMSKTAAGLVCMELSRGDGSIATVTGVQGGLAMRSIAMCGTEEQRQRWLPRMATGELLGAFALTEPTHGSDSVGLETRASPVEGGWLLNGEKKWIGNGSMGGITVVWARSDADGRVHGFVVPQESEGYTGTTIPGKLALRAIHQAHIRFENVFVPEENVLPAARSFKDTAAVLFATRIGVAWGAVGHAQACYESAVQYAAQRVQFGRPLAASQIVQERLARMLSELTQIQLLVARMTEREEAGTLTAEQASLAKYTATRAARSIAANARDLLGGNGILVRHRVARHFADVEALHTYEGTETVQALIVGRGITGISAFA
- a CDS encoding AMP-binding protein, with amino-acid sequence MLANHEPLSPLRFLQRSAEVFPDREAVVHGTRRWTYRRFAAEAQRLARALGPHLEPGGRVAVVAPNVPEMLLAHYAVPLAGGVLVPLNPRLSGRELGYVLGHSEARVVLADTEVVATVARVARQLEPAPVVVEVNDPTTGAPPAAPEGAVALERFLEAGPDGPDLPWRVADENTPITLNYTSGTTGPPKGVLYSHRGAYLNALGEVFHNGFDGATRYLWTLPMFHCNGWCTTWAVTAAGGRHVCLRAVRAEAVWEAFDTEGITHLCGAPVVCSTIVDAEQAHPLDRPLRITTAGAPPAPSVIQRLEEHGMSVVHVYGLTEVYGPHTICEPQDEWAQLPPAERARTMARQGVGMLQAESARVVDERMRDVPADGETLGEVVLRGNNVMLGYFKDEQATAEAFRGGWYHTGDLGVMHPDGYLQLKDRAKDIIISGGENISSIEVEQALASHPDVLDVAVVGVPDEKWGERPVAWVVRTGGSSATAEELRAHAAERLARFKVPDSIRFPEQLPRTATGKVRKNELRGA
- a CDS encoding GNAT family N-acetyltransferase, with product MIDVLPPDTDRLSFRRFRAEDLDPMHSYQSREDYAQYAWRGPRSRADCERAIAENSGLRPWGRDGDHVRFAVTPRGGDELVGEIVMTLVDAHAAQVEIGWVVHPEHTGQGYASEAARAAIGFAFGPLGAHRVRASLDALNISSAKVCERLGMRLEATLRESHHQLGQWRDELVYAVLAEEFLAEES
- a CDS encoding 3-hydroxyacyl-CoA dehydrogenase NAD-binding domain-containing protein, which translates into the protein MAPTASAPSFPSTVDVRAEQLVLPGRTRPTALVRLDATEPGGLIIWGSRALADLRDVLAGLDTGAVEAIVVTGNERSFGAGANLKEIRSAQLRGASEEYVGLGHEAFGLLADAPVPTFSLVTGQALGGGLELALHTDHRIGHRGAGPLGLPECRLGFFPGWGGVHLLPHLIGPAAALEQIVFAPMRGRTLRAPEALELGLLDAVLDAAPGTEQWESGWQQWVATRLEAIDAGAPRRPAGTPGEADAQEWEQAVEAARARAERTWHGAAPAPLVAIDLVAAARTQSRTENGDRAVRAFAELVVGDVAKASLYAFELVSARSRRAADVPPVPPAPLRRAAVIGAGLMAGQLASLIAGGAGIPVVMTDLDDERLAAGVARTRERFAAQAAKGRLSPERAEQLSALVTGARGPEDLADADFVIEAVFEDLEVKRAVLAQWEGVLRPDAVLATNTSSLSVTAMAEGLRHPQRVVGFHVFNPVEVTPLLEVVAGERTGDTALATAFDLAARLRRTAVRVQDAPGFVVNRVLTRMFDVVVRAVDAGTDPAVADRAPDPMGLPMTPLRLLDFVGPAVLHHVNATMHEAYPERFARSPWMDAVVEAGLQHVLPTREEPATGADGYLAAPAAELLERTRDPRRAAPATAEELLARVQDALAEEIGTMLAEGVVAGPEDVDLCMVLGANYPFHLGGITPYLDRTGAAERVLGRRFAAG